The DNA window GGAAAGGTAAAGTTTTAGAACATCGGCTCGCTCAGGATCTTTGATCTCCTCTGCTACGCCGGTGACGGTAATGGAAATGGCTTCATGAAAGTCGGATTCCTGATTTACGCTGCTGTTTACCAGAACCGCTACGCGTGAATCTGATGTTAGGTTTGAAAATTTGCGCGTCGTTTTCGGCGTAATAAAGAAAAGATGCCGCAAATCAGCAGTGGCTACAAAAGCCACAAGGCTGGCGTAAGGTTGACCGCCGGTCTGGGTGGCGACGACCGCCAATTTTTGAGATTCAAAAAGACGCCGCAGACGGTTTTGGATTTCAGCTGACGTTTCCATGAACAGCCTCTATGATCTTAGGTCAAATGAGCCAAAGAGATTATTTGCCGGCCCCAACCAGCGGCAGTTCTTTGTCCAGCTTGAAAAATACCAAAAATTTGGCTTCTTCTTTGTCGTTTGGATACTCACGACGGCGCAAAGAGTATAAAAGCTCCGAATCTTGTTCCTCTTTCACCTTGGTCATAAACAGCCGTTTGCCTTTGTACCCGGGGCCTTCTTCCATGAACAGAAATGTTGCATGGGGATTGGACTGCAGGTTGTGGTGGGAGAGACGGTCGCGCATAATAACCGCCAATGTGCCATCGTCCATGAAGTGGGGTCTGGCGTAGATCGCCGCGTCAACCTTGCCGTCGCTATCTGCCGTGGCCAGCACGCCGACACCTTTGGTGTCTTCGAAATAATCCTTGAGATCCATAATGCCCTCCTCTGGCAATCAGATATTGCCGCTATACAATTTGGTATCCTTTTGATAGATATAATGACTTTCAAGTGAATTGATTATATGAAACTATAATACATCCTTGAGAAAAGAAAAGATCATAGAGAAGAGCAAAATGAAGATCGCACAAAATTTATGGCAGGTGGGTGGCGGCGGTTTTACTGCGGCCGAGGATGCGGCCATATATCTGATCCGTTTTGAAAATCAGGCCGCTCTAATTGATGCCGGCTGCGGCCGCGCGCACAACCAACTGGTCGCCAACATTTCGGCTGTTTTGCCTGCAGAAATCCCGATTCCGTATTTGTTTCTGACCCATTGTCATTATGATCATGTCGGCGGCGCAGCGGCGATAAGAGATCAATACGGCTGCAAAATTGTGGCCCACAGGCTGGATGCACCCTATTTGGAAAAAGGAGACACGACTGTGACCGCAGCTTCCTGGTACGGCACCAAAATGAACCCGCTCAGCATCGATCACAAAATACAGGAGCAGACGGAAAGATTTAAGATCGGCAAAGGAGAGCTGATCGCCCATCATTGCCCGGGTCATTCACCCGGTTCTGTGGTCTATCGGATAAAACTTGCAGACCAGACAGTATTATTTGGCCAGGATGTGCATGGCCCCCTGGATTCTTCATTCTTGTCCAATCGCCAGGATTATATCAATAGCTTAAAATTTATGATGACTTTAAAGGCGGATATCCTTTGCGAAGGGCACTTCGGTGTTTTTGAAGGAAAGGAGAAGGTCGAAAAATTTATCCGCTCTTACCTTGGCTGAGTGTGCAAATCGCTACAAACGCGAAGATAAGGCTTACGGCCGATTCGTCAGATACACCCCGGTCGTTACCAGTAGTGCGCCGACCAGCAATGAAAAGGTTAGTGGTTCATCTAGAAAAAAGAAAGCCATTAGAATCGCACTGATGGGAACAAAATTGATGAACAAGCCGGCTTTGGTGGGCCCGATCTTTTTGATGCCCTCATAGAACCACA is part of the Desulfobacterales bacterium genome and encodes:
- a CDS encoding pyridoxamine 5'-phosphate oxidase family protein, producing the protein METSAEIQNRLRRLFESQKLAVVATQTGGQPYASLVAFVATADLRHLFFITPKTTRKFSNLTSDSRVAVLVNSSVNQESDFHEAISITVTGVAEEIKDPERADVLKLYLSKHPYLEDFARSPSCALVKVSASSYYLVRNFQNVMEFHIDQ
- a CDS encoding pyridoxamine 5'-phosphate oxidase family protein; protein product: MDLKDYFEDTKGVGVLATADSDGKVDAAIYARPHFMDDGTLAVIMRDRLSHHNLQSNPHATFLFMEEGPGYKGKRLFMTKVKEEQDSELLYSLRRREYPNDKEEAKFLVFFKLDKELPLVGAGK
- a CDS encoding MBL fold metallo-hydrolase, whose product is MKIAQNLWQVGGGGFTAAEDAAIYLIRFENQAALIDAGCGRAHNQLVANISAVLPAEIPIPYLFLTHCHYDHVGGAAAIRDQYGCKIVAHRLDAPYLEKGDTTVTAASWYGTKMNPLSIDHKIQEQTERFKIGKGELIAHHCPGHSPGSVVYRIKLADQTVLFGQDVHGPLDSSFLSNRQDYINSLKFMMTLKADILCEGHFGVFEGKEKVEKFIRSYLG